Proteins from one Xenopus tropicalis strain Nigerian chromosome 1, UCB_Xtro_10.0, whole genome shotgun sequence genomic window:
- the LOC101730483 gene encoding vomeronasal type-2 receptor 26, whose product MENCLKCEDNEWPNQEKTLCIEKQTEFLSYAGDPLTQIFIISSVILFIIAAVILGIFISFRDTPVVRANNHTLSFILLVSIKLSFLSVFLFLGRPVDITCMLRQTSFGITFSIAVSCVLAKTLMVSIAFKATKPGNPWRKWVGVKLANGLVFIFSLIQSLISVIWLVIAPPYVEHNTHSEPGQIIIQCNEGSAIGFYIVLSYMGLLASVSFIVAFLARSLPDSFNEAKYITFSML is encoded by the coding sequence ATGGAAAATTGTCTCAAATGTGAAGACAATGAGTGGCCAAATCAGGAGAAGACCCTGTGTATTGAGAAGCAAACTGAATTTCTTTCCTATGCTGGTGATCCCCTAACTCAAATCTTTATTATCTCATCTGTAATCCTTTTTATAATAGCAGCAGTTATACtgggaatctttatttcattccgagacaccccagtagtgagagccaataatcacactctgagctttattctccttgtctccatcaagctgagcttcctctctgtgtttctgttcctcggtcgccctgtggatataacctgcatgctccgGCAAACCTCCTTTgggatcaccttctccatagctgtgtcTTGTGTCCTGGCCAAGACTCTCATGGTTTCCATTgcattcaaagccaccaagcctggGAATCCCTGGAGAAAATGGGTTGGGGTAAAACTGGCAAATgggcttgtttttattttctcattaATTCAGTCCCTAATTAGTGTTATCTGGTTGGTCATTGCACCCCCTTATGTGGAGCACAACACACATTCTGAACCTGGAcaaatcatcattcagtgcaatgagggctcagccattggcttctatattgtcctctcctacatgggactgttggcatctgtgagcttcattgtagctttcttggctcggagcttaccggacagttttaatgaggccaagtacatcactttcagcatgctg